A stretch of DNA from Triticum urartu cultivar G1812 unplaced genomic scaffold, Tu2.1 TuUngrouped_contig_5311, whole genome shotgun sequence:
TCACGTCGCCCACAGTTGCTCCCTTGGCATTGTTGAGGAATGAAACAAGGTTGTCAGCTGGGTGCGAAACTATTGCGCACAACACTCCAGCAACGTAACCCCCTGCAAAGCTCACTCCGAGCTGGAGAGACTTGCTGCACTCGCTCTTGGGGGCAGGAATTGTGTACTTGTAGATCATCTCAACAATTGTCTCGAAGGAGGAAAATTTCATCATAGTGTCTGCATTTTACAAAATGATCAGATGCTGATTAAGCTAGTAGTTTGATCGCGCTGCAGACTACCACATCTCCAGTGTTCAGTGTTAAAGCAAAAGAATAATATACATAACCAATCTACCAAAAGGAAAAATAATCTAAACTGCAAGTAATTCTCCATTACTATTGACTTGACCATGGCTATGCCAGAAACAAGGAGACAACAGAAAACCGCAACAGCAATGGTGCTGTTATTATTTCCATTTGCtctttatatttctttacagaggaaGTAGTTCAGAATTCACCTAATTGGAGTCTAGCTCTAGCTGCCTACACAAAAGGTAAAAGGAGCAAACAGAAACAAAAGAAATGAAACTAAGAAACAACTATACTGCAGCTTCTTTTTTTGGGACATCGTGTTCGCCTGCTTTGAGGCAGGCATCATAAATATTTGTCTAATGCAGAACACTCCAGTGGAGTCTAGTTTCACAACACCAGAGTGACACATGTAGGGTGCAATATTTGTGCAGGCAAACAAAATATGTAAAATCAGTGTGGTCTCAGAATTACGCACATTTAAACAGTTGCAACTTGCAAGTCCCGATTCAAGGCAATATTATTAGTATTTGACTTTTTGCGTAAGCGTAATAAAGCTCAAGTGCTAACAACCAAAGATAAATGTGTACGGAAACACCAAAGAGCAGCAAATTCTCATAGCATAAAAGTAAATAATCTATCTTAACAAACATGTACGCCACGTAATTGGAGTTTCGCTCTAGTACAACAGAGAGAACTCAAGCAGTGTGAAAATTCTGTGTATGCACAAATAAATCTTGAAAATCATTGCGTGATTTCAAGAAGAATACTATGTGCAACGAAGAGttaatattccagaaaaaaactATACTGAAGTTCCAATGAAAGATGTGTTAATAAACAAAGCAATCTATCTTAACAAACATGTACGCCACGTAATTGGAGTTTCACTCTAGTACAACGGAGAGAACTCAAGCAGTGTGAAAATTTTGTGTATGCACAAATAAATCTTGGAAGTCATTGCGTGATTTCAAGAAGAACAATACTGTGTGCAACGAAGAGTTAATATTCTAGAAAAAACTATACTGAAGTCCCAATTAAAGATGTGTTAATAAACAAAAAGTAATATCTTAACAAACATGTACGCCACGTAATTGGAGTTTCGCTCTAGTATAACAGAGATAACTCAAGCAGTGTGAAAATTCTGTGTATGCACAAATATATCTTGAAAATCATTGCGTGATTTCAAGAAGAACAATACTATGTGCAACGAAGAGTTAATATTCTAGAAAAAACTATACTGAAGTCCCAATGAAAGATGTGTTAACAAACAAAAAGCAATATCTTAACAAACATGTACGCCACGTAATTGGAGTTTCGCTCTAGTATAACAGAGATAACTCAAGCAGTGTGAAAATTCTGTGTATGCACAAATATATCTTGAAAATCATTGCGTGATTTCAAGAAGAACAATACTATGTGCAACGAAGAGTTAATATTCTAGAAAAAACTATACTGAAGTCCCAATGAAAGATGTGTTAACAAACAAAAAGCAATATCTTAACAAACATGTACGCCACGTAATTGGAGTTTCACTCTAGTATAACAGAGATAACTCAAGCAGTGTGAAAATTCTGTGTATGCACAAAATAAATCCTGAAAGCCATTGCGTGATTTCAAGAAGAACAATACTATGTGCAACGAAGAGTTAATATTCTAGAAAAAACTATACTTGAGTCCCAATGAAAGATGTGTTAACAAACAAAAAGTAAAATCTTAACAAACATGTACGCCGCGTAATTGGAGGTTCGCTCTAGTATAACAGAGATAACTCAAGCAGTGTGAAAATTCTGTGTATGCACAAAATAAATCCTGAAAGCCATTGCGTGATTTCAAGAAGAACAATACTATGTGCAACGAAGAGTTAATATTCTAGAAAAAACTATACTTGAGTCCCAATGAAAGATGTGTTAACAAACAAAAAGTAAAATCTTAACAAACATGTACGCCACGTAATTGGAGTTTCGCTCTAGTATAACAGAGATAACTCAAGCAGTGTGAAAATTCTGTATATGCACAAATATATCTCGAAAATCATTGTGTGACTTCGAGAAGAACATGACTATGTGCAACAGAGTTAATATTCAAGAAAAAACCATACTGGGGTTACCATGAAAGAATGTTTTAACAAATGAAAAAAATGTTGGGAGGTTGCTACCCACACATAAATATATGCTAgtacttaattggactttcacttCAGAACAGCAGAGAGAATTCAAGCAGTGTGGAAAATCTATATATGCACGTATATAATCTTGGAAATCATAGTATGATTTCACGAATAACAGGAACAATGTGCCACAAAAATTCTAGCGAAAATATACTAGAATTGCACACACACAAGACAGTTGTAAATTGAAGTGTAACACTTAAAAGACTTAAAGCAATGATGAAAATGCATGATATCACTGTATGTTAAAGACAATAAGATTTGTCACCGGCAAGAAATGAGATCATTGTCCATAAATAGTGTACACCACTCCATTGGAGCCTATGCCCAGTTTAATGGGTATAGCTCAAGCAGTGTGGAAATATCAATATATGCACACATAAAATCTTGGAAATCATACTATGATCTCAAGAGGAACTGTGTGCAATTAAATGCATGACTGTGATGTCCATGCAAATAATTAGGCTCCCTTAATTACGTGAATGTATAGTACCATGTTCAAAAATCAAGAATATAATAAGGCATGATTAGTGCACTCCACTGTATCCCTGATAGCAGAAGTAACACTCCTATCACCATAAGCACTCTAGGGGGGCACAACTTATGCGTCAATAACAGAGCAACTTGGTTATTACATTCTTCAAATAAATTTAGTTTTCAACATTTATTATATTATTAAGAGTAGCGACTGTCTAGTAGGGTGCCCACTGCCCAAACATTATATGATTTAGAGTAGCAGCTAGCAAATGTCTCCTAAGGAAAGCAATCTGGATTCATGGTGACAACAGAGCAGGGAGTAGATAGTAGATACTTACATGGAATTTGACGGCCCCAGAGAGGAACAATTCCCTTGTACAATCTGCATACCCAGCATTGTTTCAGAAGAGTGAGATTACAGTTACAGAGAACAATAGATTTCAATGTTTCAGTCACTTGCCTTGACTTACCCAGCATATCCTTCAGCCTTGACAAACTTAGGTAGCCCATCAGATAAACCTTTTGCAAAACCAGGCTGTGTCTGCACACGAACCTTCACAGCCTCCATAGGGCAGAGGGCAACATCTGCAATAACCTCAGCCGAAGCAGAGCCAGCAAGATAGATCAAAGTCTTGTACTTGACTGCATTCTCAGGTCCAGCAATATCTGAGTAATACTTCTTGAAGAACTCGTAGAAACCAAATTTGCAGGCGCCTTGACCACTGTAACCAATCAAAGTAGGCACCCAGCCTCTGAAGAAACCCTTTGCCCCTTGCTCTTTCAAGAGAACACCAAATCCAGAAGAGATGCTCTTGTACTTGGCTGGATCAATCTAATAAAACAGGCAAAGTGACATTTCATTACTAACTGGTTTCGTACAATGATAAAACATAGGAGGGCGATCAATTGCGCCTACAAAACACACACGCACGCATACACAAATCATTCACAGTTGGTCCGCAACAACAGTTAATTGCTGAAAATGTAACAAATGTAAACAATTACATGATCCAACCCTGGGTCTACGGACAAGCAGCTTTGCAGTATCCCGCCCAACCAAATAGAAATATCCACAAGCAGTTAACAAACACATTGTCAGGACCATTTTAGCCCAGATAGCATCACGTACAGGAATCATAAGACAAACTGATGTAATAATATGCGATGTGTACGAATCCATTGACAACAGAACCACATAACGCATAGGATATGCTACGTAGCATACTCCAGACGCATTATGCATTGGAGACAAACGCACGCGATCAGAACCTAACCAGCCTCCGGTATATCATTCGTTTATATCAGGGATACATTGACGCACCGCGGGGACAAGAAGGCTCTAATAGAAGCTTACCTGCATGTTGCACTTGACGAGGTCGAGGGGCGTGACGGTCATGTGCGTGAGCCCGCAGCTGGTGATGCCACCGGCCGTGCACGCCGCGTAGAAGGCGGGCGAGTACATCTCGATCTTCCGGGACGGCTCGCTAGGCGCCCGCGCCCACGCCGCCGGCCTCGTCGCCGCCGCATGGGACGGTGCGACGAGCCCGCGGCCACCAATGCCAGCGGCCGCAGAGAAAggggtggaggcggcggcggcggagggggcCGCGTAGAGGAAGCTGGGGAGCAGCGCGTTGCGCGACCTATCGGAGACGGCCATGGCTGCGGTTGGGCTGCTACGCGTGCGCTCGTCGCGGGTGCTTTGGTTCTTCCCCTGGGGGTCGGGGCTGGGTTGTCTTGTGGGTTGCGGGGAGGGAGGCGAGCGTGAGGCTCGCCGCCACTTGCTCGCCGTGAGGGGAGACCGGTGGCTGCGCGATTTGTTAGGGCACCTCGCTCCCAGGAAGTGGTGGTTTTATAACGGAGGACACGGATGGGCACCTCTTCTCTTTCATGTAAGATGGTGGGCCGGGTCTAATGGTGGGCATGATTTTCTGCTGATCCGGCCCACCCAGTAAGAAAACCTACCAAAAATAAAGCCCATTCAGGCATAACAAAATATGAGGAGAAAGATGTTCTTACTCAAAGCAAAGGGTCTCCTCCAAATCAATGACAAAGCCAAAAGGTATGGGTGGTCTCGACTTTAAGGATTTTGAATTGTTTAATTTGGCAATGTTAGCCAAGCAGGCGTGGCGCTTACTTCAACACTCTGAATCTCTTGGTGCACGTCTGCTAAAAAGTATATATTATTCAGATGCCATTGTTCTTGATGCAACACTTGGAGGTCACCCGAGCCAAGTGTGCAGAGCTAGCTATTGTTGAGGGCTGGGATATCCTAGAGAAAGGATTAATAAAACGAATAGGTAGCAGAGAGACCATTAAGATATGGGAAGATAAATGGCTTCCTAGAAATGAAATGTTGATGCCTTATAGATGTCTAGTACCCAACCCACCGGAACTAGTTTCCGATCTCATCGACGCCACTTCCACAACATGGATAAACAAACACATTGAACAAATATTCATGCCTATGGATGCAAAGGTTATTATGGGGATCCCCATGTGTACACGAAACCTGGCATATATTTGGTGCTCAAAATTTGAGAGGAATGAATGCTTCTCAGTTAAGTCACCTTATAAAACGTTAGTGGCCACAAAAACAAGGTGGCAAGCTTGGTTGAACGGTGATGTCGGCTCGTCCGGTACAAATAGTGATGAAGGTTCATGAAAGTATTTATGAAAAGCGCAGGTCACGGGCAAGGTTAGGATGTTCCTTTGGCGTTTGTCTAAACATTCGCTGTCAGCCGAAGACGTGATTGCTCATAGACATATCCGGCACTACAGCATGCAGGTTGTGCGGGGCACCAGACTCGTGGAGACACGCATTAGTAGATTGCGCCATGTCGAGATGCACGTGGGCGTTAGCAGATGAAGAGCTGGCGCATAAAATAACTACAACTACAGAACTTAATGCAAAGTGTTGGCTGTTTACTCTCATGGAGGAGCTGCCTCATGAACTCTTTGTCCTACTTCCTGTTACCCTCTGGGCGTTGTGGTCGGCAAGCCGCAAAGCAATCCATGAAGGGGTGTTTCAGACCCCCCAGTCGATACATGTGTTTGTCGCAATGTTCATTAGTGAACT
This window harbors:
- the LOC125529060 gene encoding mitochondrial phosphate carrier protein 3, mitochondrial-like; amino-acid sequence: MAVSDRSRNALLPSFLYAAPSAAAASTPFSAAAGIGGRGLVAPSHAAATRPAAWARAPSEPSRKIEMYSPAFYAACTAGGITSCGLTHMTVTPLDLVKCNMQIDPAKYKSISSGFGVLLKEQGAKGFFRGWVPTLIGYSGQGACKFGFYEFFKKYYSDIAGPENAVKYKTLIYLAGSASAEVIADVALCPMEAVKVRVQTQPGFAKGLSDGLPKFVKAEGYAGLYKGIVPLWGRQIPYTMMKFSSFETIVEMIYKYTIPAPKSECSKSLQLGVSFAGGYVAGVLCAIVSHPADNLVSFLNNAKGATVGDAVKKLGLWGLFTRGLPLRIVMIGTLTGAQWGIYDAFKVMVGLPTTGGVAPTPAAAGEQLKG